From Cellulosimicrobium sp. ES-005, one genomic window encodes:
- a CDS encoding fucose isomerase, producing MTSTYAVPELAPEARAPERTVYLVASGDLRESANVAGWPTQVELERVLTDAFAANGWKVVRANDVDPETGHGFISSQRMGLDVFATIPPDAPLVVAEAVWQYSHHVLAGLRTHRGPILTAANFAGDWPGLVGLLGLNAGLTKMGTPYSTVWTVDGTDAWFQDAIRSWVATGTIDHDDSHVHALPALADTPEKQLGEALAAQLLREKAIIGVFDEGCMGMYNAIFDDELLNGLGIYKERLSQSALWAEMQRVTDDEADAVQRWLEDAGMTFRLGTDEATELTPAQLRWQHKMYVAALRIADDFGLDAVGIQYQQGLKDICPASDLAEGLLNNVQRPPVRSRDGQRILWDGQAFPHFNEADEGVAVDALVTNRLWTAMGLDPATTLHDVRWGEEFDGQFVWVFEISGSVPASHLEGGYAGAEGWRQDPVFFPAGGSTLNGVSRAGEIVWSRVYIADGVLQVDLGRASALSLPEEETRRRKEATNPEWPIMHAVLHGVSRDQFMARHKANHLNVAYAPDAGTADRALEAKAAFFAALGMPVHLCGDSALTR from the coding sequence ATGACCAGCACCTACGCCGTCCCCGAGCTCGCACCGGAGGCCCGGGCCCCCGAGCGCACGGTCTACCTCGTCGCGTCGGGCGACCTGCGCGAGTCCGCGAACGTCGCGGGCTGGCCGACGCAGGTGGAGCTCGAACGCGTGCTCACCGACGCGTTCGCGGCGAACGGCTGGAAGGTCGTGCGCGCCAACGACGTCGACCCCGAGACCGGGCACGGCTTCATCAGCTCGCAGCGCATGGGGCTCGACGTGTTCGCGACCATCCCGCCCGACGCGCCGCTCGTCGTCGCCGAGGCGGTGTGGCAGTACAGCCACCACGTGCTCGCCGGCCTGCGCACGCACCGTGGCCCGATCCTCACCGCCGCGAACTTCGCGGGCGACTGGCCGGGGCTCGTCGGGCTCCTGGGCCTGAACGCCGGCCTCACCAAGATGGGCACGCCGTACTCGACCGTGTGGACCGTCGACGGGACCGACGCCTGGTTCCAGGACGCGATCCGCTCGTGGGTCGCGACCGGGACGATCGACCACGACGACTCCCACGTCCACGCGCTCCCCGCCCTCGCGGACACCCCGGAGAAGCAGCTCGGCGAGGCCCTCGCGGCCCAGCTCCTGCGGGAGAAGGCGATCATCGGCGTCTTCGACGAGGGCTGCATGGGGATGTACAACGCGATCTTCGACGACGAGCTGCTCAACGGGCTCGGCATCTACAAGGAGCGTCTGTCGCAGTCCGCGCTCTGGGCGGAGATGCAGCGCGTGACCGACGACGAGGCAGACGCGGTCCAGCGCTGGCTCGAGGACGCGGGGATGACCTTCCGGCTCGGGACCGACGAGGCGACCGAGCTCACGCCCGCGCAGCTCCGCTGGCAGCACAAGATGTACGTCGCGGCCCTCCGGATCGCCGACGACTTCGGGCTCGACGCGGTCGGCATCCAGTACCAGCAGGGCCTCAAGGACATCTGTCCCGCGTCCGACCTCGCGGAAGGGCTGCTCAACAACGTGCAGCGCCCGCCGGTCCGCTCGCGCGACGGGCAGCGGATCCTGTGGGACGGCCAGGCGTTCCCCCACTTCAACGAGGCCGACGAGGGCGTCGCCGTCGACGCGCTCGTCACGAACCGGCTGTGGACGGCGATGGGGCTCGACCCGGCCACCACGCTGCACGACGTGCGCTGGGGCGAGGAGTTCGACGGGCAGTTCGTGTGGGTCTTCGAGATCTCCGGCTCGGTACCCGCCTCGCACCTCGAGGGCGGCTACGCGGGCGCGGAGGGCTGGCGCCAGGATCCCGTCTTCTTTCCGGCCGGCGGCTCCACCCTCAACGGGGTCTCCCGGGCCGGCGAGATCGTCTGGTCCCGCGTCTACATCGCCGACGGCGTCCTGCAGGTCGACCTCGGCCGGGCCTCGGCGTTGTCGCTCCCCGAGGAGGAGACGCGTCGGCGCAAGGAGGCGACGAACCCGGAGTGGCCGATCATGCACGCCGTGCTCCACGGCGTGAGCCGCGACCAGTTCATGGCCCGCCACAAGGCGAACCACCTGAACGTCGCGTACGCGCCCGACGCCGGCACCGCGGACCGCGCGCTCGAGGCCAAGGCCGCGTTCTTCGCCGCGCTCGGCATGCCGGTCCACCTGTGCGGGGACAGCGCGCTCACCCGGTGA
- a CDS encoding nucleoside deaminase codes for MTPETLPTPDDLVHLRRCVELAREALDDGDEPFGSLLVDRDGAVRFEDRNRVKDGDATRHPEFEIARWAAEHLTPEERRDATVYTSGEHCAMCSAAHAWVGLGPIVYASSTTQLVGWLDEWRVAPGPVRPLAIGDVAPGVPVRGPAYELAPEIRSLHARLHGVS; via the coding sequence ATGACTCCCGAGACCCTCCCCACTCCGGACGACCTCGTGCACCTGCGCCGCTGCGTCGAGCTCGCGCGCGAGGCGCTCGACGACGGCGACGAGCCGTTCGGCTCGCTCCTCGTCGACCGCGACGGAGCCGTGCGGTTCGAGGACCGCAACCGCGTGAAGGACGGCGACGCGACCCGGCACCCGGAGTTCGAGATCGCCCGCTGGGCCGCCGAGCACCTGACGCCCGAGGAGCGTCGCGACGCGACCGTCTACACGTCCGGCGAGCACTGCGCGATGTGCAGCGCGGCGCACGCCTGGGTCGGGCTCGGGCCGATCGTCTACGCGTCGAGCACGACGCAGCTCGTCGGCTGGCTCGACGAGTGGCGCGTGGCGCCCGGACCCGTGCGCCCGCTCGCGATCGGCGACGTCGCGCCGGGCGTGCCCGTGCGCGGCCCGGCCTACGAGCTCGCCCCCGAGATCCGGTCGCTGCACGCGCGCCTCCACGGCGTGTCGTGA
- a CDS encoding SRPBCC family protein, translating to MTDPTLTEHSTTAEIHVARPPQVVWAELLHPSARWMLGMNVETDFRPGSPVTFEGHYMGREFADWGTVVAVERPRLLHFTHFSPTMGLPDVPENYHDIAITLEPDDSGTRVRVVERNIETAERAERAHALWTKALATLAGHD from the coding sequence ATGACCGACCCGACCCTGACCGAGCACAGCACGACCGCCGAGATCCACGTCGCGCGGCCGCCGCAGGTCGTGTGGGCCGAGCTGCTGCACCCGAGCGCCCGCTGGATGCTCGGCATGAACGTCGAGACCGACTTCCGGCCCGGCAGCCCCGTCACGTTCGAGGGGCACTACATGGGCCGCGAGTTCGCGGACTGGGGCACCGTCGTCGCGGTCGAGCGCCCGCGGCTGCTGCACTTCACGCACTTCTCCCCCACGATGGGCCTGCCCGACGTCCCCGAGAACTACCACGACATCGCCATCACGCTCGAGCCGGACGACTCCGGGACGCGCGTGCGCGTCGTCGAGCGCAACATCGAGACGGCCGAGCGCGCGGAGCGCGCGCACGCGCTGTGGACCAAGGCCCTCGCGACGCTCGCGGGCCACGACTGA
- a CDS encoding FGGY-family carbohydrate kinase has translation MPRPPVTPGLVGVDVGTSSTKGVLVGPDGAILRSTTRAHTVDRPAPGHVEMDAAVWWDELVAIVTELTADLAPGAVRGSDVPADLEVAAVGVSGMGPCVLLTDNVGTPVRPAILYGVDTRATRQIAALDAALGRATVLDRCGSALSSQAAGPKIAWVREHEAEAWSRARRLFMPASYLAFRLTGAYVLDHHSASQSTPLYDPRTHEWIDDWADLVAPGLELPALRWPGEAAGVTREPLAGVPAGTPVVTGTIDAWSEAVSVDATHVGDLMLMYGTTLFLVATVAEPLRSETMWGTVGAYPGTHNLAGGMATSGAITSWLRDLTGAGYPELLAEAAASGPGARGLLMLPYLAGERTPVQDPDARGVVAGLTVTHTRGDLYRAALEATAFGVRHNVETLRDAGADISRVVAVGGGTQGDLWTQVVSDVTGLPQVVPTRTIGASYGAAMLAAGLVHEEGRLLDVAAWNPPARVVEPDPGTRSAYDELYGLYRTLYPATRDVVHALARRTGRTAGPAAPERPSATLSTHRATLEGAPA, from the coding sequence ATGCCCAGACCTCCCGTGACCCCGGGCCTCGTCGGCGTCGACGTCGGCACCTCGAGCACCAAGGGCGTGCTCGTCGGACCCGACGGCGCGATCCTCCGCTCGACGACCCGCGCCCACACCGTGGACCGGCCCGCTCCCGGCCACGTCGAGATGGACGCCGCCGTCTGGTGGGACGAGCTCGTCGCGATCGTCACCGAGCTCACGGCCGACCTGGCCCCGGGCGCCGTCCGCGGCTCCGACGTGCCCGCCGACCTCGAGGTCGCGGCCGTCGGGGTGTCGGGCATGGGTCCGTGCGTCCTGCTGACGGACAACGTCGGGACGCCGGTGCGCCCGGCGATCCTGTACGGCGTCGACACGCGCGCGACGCGTCAGATCGCCGCGCTCGACGCCGCGCTGGGGCGCGCGACCGTCCTCGACCGCTGCGGCTCCGCGCTCTCGTCCCAGGCCGCGGGACCCAAGATCGCCTGGGTCCGCGAGCACGAGGCCGAGGCCTGGTCCCGCGCCCGGCGGCTGTTCATGCCCGCGTCCTACCTCGCGTTCCGGCTCACCGGCGCCTACGTGCTCGACCACCACTCCGCGTCCCAGTCGACGCCCCTCTACGACCCGCGCACGCACGAGTGGATCGACGACTGGGCCGACCTCGTCGCCCCCGGCCTCGAGCTCCCCGCCCTGCGCTGGCCGGGCGAGGCCGCGGGCGTGACGCGCGAGCCCCTCGCCGGGGTCCCGGCAGGCACGCCGGTCGTCACCGGGACGATCGACGCCTGGTCCGAGGCCGTGAGCGTCGACGCGACGCACGTCGGCGACCTCATGCTCATGTACGGCACGACCCTGTTCCTCGTCGCCACCGTCGCCGAGCCCCTGCGCAGCGAGACGATGTGGGGCACCGTCGGCGCCTACCCCGGGACCCACAACCTGGCCGGGGGCATGGCGACGTCGGGAGCGATCACGTCGTGGCTCCGCGACCTGACCGGGGCCGGCTACCCCGAGCTGCTCGCCGAGGCCGCTGCCTCCGGGCCGGGCGCGCGCGGCCTCCTCATGCTCCCCTACCTCGCGGGCGAGCGGACCCCGGTCCAGGACCCCGACGCGCGGGGCGTCGTCGCCGGTCTCACCGTGACGCACACGCGCGGCGACCTCTACCGCGCGGCGCTCGAGGCCACGGCGTTCGGCGTGCGGCACAACGTCGAGACCCTGCGCGACGCCGGGGCCGACATCTCCCGGGTCGTCGCCGTGGGCGGCGGCACCCAGGGCGACCTGTGGACGCAGGTCGTCTCCGACGTGACCGGGCTCCCCCAGGTCGTCCCGACGCGGACGATCGGCGCGAGCTACGGCGCCGCGATGCTCGCCGCCGGGCTCGTGCACGAGGAGGGGCGGCTCCTCGACGTCGCCGCGTGGAACCCCCCGGCACGTGTCGTCGAGCCCGACCCGGGGACGCGCTCCGCGTACGACGAGCTCTACGGCCTCTACCGCACGCTCTACCCGGCGACGCGCGACGTCGTGCACGCGCTCGCCCGCCGGACCGGCCGCACCGCGGGTCCCGCCGCCCCGGAGCGCCCCTCCGCCACCCTCTCCACCCACCGCGCCACTCTCGAAGGAGCACCCGCATGA
- a CDS encoding beta-eliminating lyase-related protein — MTSFASDNYSPAHPDVLAALAAASAGHEISYGEDPWTARLQDAVRARFGPDATAYPVLTGTGANVVALMAMLPRWGAVVATEHAHLNTDESGAPERVGGIKVLAVPASDGKLTPDAVERFAGDLGDPHRAQPLVVSLTQATELGTLYTPAEIRAVADAAHARGMRVHLDGSRLANAAAALDVPLRALTTDAGVDVLSFGGTKNGLALGEAVVVLDPSAVDGVEFVRKATMQLASKMRYVSAQLLALFEPVGDAVAEVDEIADADELWLRNARHANAMAARLRAGLADVVVPAALGPDDAVRATPTGLAFTQPTLVNAVFATLPRAAVERLRERHRFYDWGPGETADRVEVRWMCAWDTTPDDVDGFVADVRSVLALAR, encoded by the coding sequence GTGACCTCGTTCGCCTCGGACAACTACTCCCCCGCCCATCCCGACGTCCTCGCCGCGCTCGCCGCGGCGAGCGCCGGGCACGAGATCTCGTACGGCGAGGACCCGTGGACGGCGCGCCTCCAGGACGCCGTGAGAGCCCGCTTCGGCCCGGACGCCACCGCGTACCCGGTGCTCACGGGGACTGGTGCGAACGTCGTGGCGCTCATGGCGATGCTGCCGCGCTGGGGCGCGGTCGTCGCGACCGAGCACGCGCACCTCAACACGGACGAGAGCGGCGCGCCCGAGCGCGTCGGCGGGATCAAGGTGCTCGCGGTCCCGGCGTCGGACGGGAAGCTGACGCCCGACGCCGTGGAGCGGTTCGCGGGCGACCTCGGCGACCCGCACCGCGCGCAGCCGCTCGTCGTGTCCCTCACGCAGGCCACGGAGCTCGGCACGCTCTACACGCCCGCCGAGATCCGCGCGGTGGCCGACGCCGCGCACGCCCGCGGCATGCGCGTGCACCTCGACGGGTCGCGCCTCGCGAACGCCGCCGCCGCGCTCGACGTCCCGCTCCGGGCCCTGACGACCGACGCGGGCGTGGACGTGCTGTCGTTCGGCGGCACCAAGAACGGGCTCGCGCTCGGGGAGGCGGTCGTCGTGCTCGACCCGTCGGCCGTCGACGGCGTCGAGTTCGTGCGCAAGGCGACGATGCAGCTCGCGTCCAAGATGCGCTACGTCTCCGCGCAGCTCCTCGCGCTGTTCGAGCCGGTGGGCGACGCCGTCGCCGAGGTCGACGAGATCGCGGACGCGGACGAGCTCTGGCTGCGCAACGCACGGCACGCGAACGCGATGGCGGCGCGCCTGCGCGCGGGGCTCGCGGACGTCGTCGTCCCCGCCGCGCTCGGGCCGGACGACGCCGTGCGCGCCACCCCGACCGGCCTCGCCTTCACGCAGCCCACGCTCGTCAACGCGGTCTTCGCGACGCTCCCCCGCGCGGCCGTGGAGCGCCTGCGCGAGCGCCACCGCTTCTACGACTGGGGACCGGGCGAGACCGCCGACCGGGTCGAGGTCCGGTGGATGTGCGCGTGGGACACGACCCCGGACGACGTGGACGGGTTCGTCGCGGACGTGCGCAGCGTCCTCGCGCTCGCGCGCTGA
- a CDS encoding TetR/AcrR family transcriptional regulator, with protein sequence MPTGVALRDAQAQLFAAAQRVLVRDGAGGLTSRSVTDEAGVAKGVLHRHFDDFDDFLAELVRTHVARVEADLAGLAEVHQASTMVRALQVVFTPVTLELVRLTIARDGLRARLRSSTPRGIPVLTEAAVALAQRLRDETASGSSATHLDPDMLARTLIGTGHLLFAGETPDTATVEEIVAAVLQGGDGASATRADP encoded by the coding sequence ATGCCGACCGGAGTGGCCCTGCGCGACGCTCAGGCACAGCTGTTCGCAGCGGCGCAGCGCGTCCTCGTGCGCGACGGCGCGGGCGGACTGACGAGCCGGTCCGTCACCGACGAGGCCGGCGTCGCCAAAGGGGTGCTGCACCGGCACTTCGACGACTTCGACGACTTCCTGGCCGAGCTCGTGCGCACGCACGTCGCGCGGGTCGAGGCGGACCTCGCCGGACTCGCCGAGGTGCACCAGGCGTCGACCATGGTCCGTGCGCTCCAGGTGGTGTTCACGCCCGTCACGCTCGAGCTCGTCCGCCTGACGATCGCCCGAGACGGCCTGCGCGCACGCCTCCGGTCCTCGACCCCGCGCGGGATCCCGGTCTTGACCGAGGCGGCCGTCGCCCTCGCACAGCGTCTCCGGGACGAGACGGCCTCCGGGTCGTCCGCCACGCACCTGGATCCCGACATGCTCGCGCGCACCCTTATCGGCACCGGGCACCTGCTCTTCGCCGGCGAGACGCCGGACACCGCCACGGTCGAGGAGATCGTGGCCGCCGTGCTCCAGGGCGGAGACGGTGCGTCAGCGACGAGGGCTGACCCGTGA
- a CDS encoding TIGR03885 family FMN-dependent LLM class oxidoreductase codes for MASLGFHASHEQIAPGPLLGAARRAQEVGFDAAMCSDHLAPWSVRQGESGHAWSWLGAALASTDLPFGVVTAPGQRYHPAVVAQAVATLGAMFPGRFWAALGSGEAMNEHVTGDPWPTKAERDARLRECVDVIRALLAGEEVTHHGHVTVDRARVWSLPDVVPRLVGPAVTSATARRHADWADGLVTVNQPVESLRRVVGEYRDAGGRGPLALQVHVAWGDDDEAAFAVAHDQWRSNLLPPSVSWHLETPEQFDAVADLVRLEEVRGTVLVEHDAERFADRVAELAACGFDEVYLHHVGQEQDAFLDAAGETLLPLLRTATTTTGGGAA; via the coding sequence ATGGCCTCCCTCGGTTTTCACGCGTCCCACGAGCAGATCGCCCCGGGCCCTCTGCTGGGTGCCGCACGGCGTGCCCAGGAGGTGGGGTTCGACGCCGCGATGTGCTCCGACCACCTCGCGCCCTGGAGCGTGCGGCAGGGCGAGTCGGGGCACGCCTGGTCCTGGCTCGGCGCCGCGCTCGCCAGCACGGACCTGCCGTTCGGCGTCGTCACGGCGCCCGGCCAGCGCTACCACCCGGCGGTCGTCGCGCAGGCGGTCGCGACGCTCGGTGCGATGTTCCCGGGCCGGTTCTGGGCGGCGCTCGGCTCGGGCGAGGCCATGAACGAGCACGTCACGGGCGACCCGTGGCCCACCAAGGCCGAGCGGGACGCACGCCTGCGGGAGTGCGTGGACGTGATCCGCGCGCTGCTCGCGGGCGAGGAGGTCACGCACCACGGCCACGTCACCGTGGACCGTGCGCGCGTGTGGTCGCTGCCCGACGTCGTCCCGCGCCTCGTGGGCCCGGCCGTCACCTCGGCGACGGCGCGCCGGCACGCGGACTGGGCCGACGGTCTCGTGACCGTCAACCAGCCGGTCGAGTCGCTGCGCCGTGTCGTCGGCGAGTACCGCGACGCGGGCGGCCGGGGGCCGCTGGCCCTCCAGGTCCACGTCGCGTGGGGCGACGACGACGAGGCCGCCTTCGCCGTCGCGCACGACCAGTGGCGCTCCAACCTGCTGCCGCCGAGCGTGAGCTGGCACCTGGAGACGCCCGAGCAGTTCGACGCCGTCGCGGACCTCGTGCGTCTGGAGGAGGTGCGCGGGACGGTCCTCGTCGAGCACGACGCCGAGCGGTTCGCGGACCGCGTCGCCGAGCTCGCGGCGTGCGGGTTCGACGAGGTCTACCTGCACCACGTGGGGCAGGAGCAGGACGCGTTCCTCGACGCGGCGGGCGAGACGCTGCTGCCGCTCCTGCGGACGGCGACCACGACGACCGGCGGGGGTGCGGCGTGA
- a CDS encoding alpha-amylase family protein yields the protein MRISDTGDLWWKNAVVYCLDVETFMDWDDDGVGDLAGLVQRLDHLADLGVTCLWLMPFYPTADRDDGYDITDFLAVDPRLGDVGDLVELVRTAHDRGIRVIADLVVNHTSDRHPWFKASRASTDNPYRDFYVWRADEPPPTTDQVIFPDQEEGIWTKDDRTGEWYRHRFYRHMPDLNTANPKVRDAIAKTMGYWIQLGLSGFRVDAVPFFLGDAAANPSDEIEDPHDFLRALRSFLSRRAGDSILMGEVNLPFAEQRLYFGDDGTGDGSESGPSSSELTLQFDFNGMQALYLSLARHDAGPLAASLAARPPIPHDAQWATFVRNHDELTLDKLSDDERQEVFAAFGPEEDMQLYGRGLRRRLPPMLGGDPRRVRMVYSLLFALPGTPVLFYGEEIGMGENLAADGRLAVRTPMQWTSERNGGFSRAPARRLAGPVPGDGYAPEHVNVADQRRDPDSLLTFVRLLAHRYRECPELGWGEVDVLDQAEPSVLALRSTWQEASMVTVHNLSADPVVVRLALGDLPAEARLVDLLDADDVEPDPDDGTAEVRLDGYGYRWLRVTHPGSRRLL from the coding sequence GTGAGGATCAGCGACACGGGCGACCTCTGGTGGAAGAACGCGGTGGTCTACTGCCTGGACGTCGAGACGTTCATGGACTGGGACGACGACGGCGTGGGCGACCTCGCCGGGCTCGTGCAGCGCCTCGACCACCTCGCCGACCTCGGGGTCACGTGCCTGTGGCTCATGCCGTTCTACCCGACCGCCGACCGCGACGACGGGTACGACATCACCGACTTCCTCGCGGTCGACCCGCGGCTGGGCGACGTCGGGGACCTCGTCGAGCTGGTCCGGACGGCCCACGACCGCGGCATCCGCGTCATCGCCGACCTCGTGGTCAACCACACGTCCGACCGCCACCCGTGGTTCAAGGCCTCGCGCGCGAGCACGGACAACCCGTATCGCGACTTCTACGTGTGGCGCGCCGACGAGCCGCCGCCCACGACGGACCAGGTGATCTTCCCCGACCAGGAGGAGGGCATCTGGACGAAGGACGATCGCACGGGCGAGTGGTACCGCCACCGCTTCTACCGCCACATGCCGGACCTCAACACCGCCAACCCGAAGGTCCGGGACGCGATCGCGAAGACGATGGGCTACTGGATCCAGCTCGGCCTCTCGGGCTTCCGGGTCGACGCCGTCCCGTTCTTCCTCGGGGACGCGGCGGCGAACCCGTCGGACGAGATCGAGGACCCGCACGACTTCCTGCGCGCGCTGCGCTCGTTCCTCTCGCGCCGCGCGGGCGACTCGATCCTCATGGGCGAGGTCAACCTGCCGTTCGCGGAGCAGCGCCTCTACTTCGGCGACGACGGGACGGGGGACGGGAGCGAGTCCGGACCGTCGAGCTCCGAGCTGACGCTCCAGTTCGACTTCAACGGCATGCAGGCGCTGTACCTGTCGCTCGCACGGCACGACGCCGGGCCGCTCGCCGCGTCGCTCGCCGCACGCCCCCCGATCCCCCACGACGCGCAGTGGGCGACGTTCGTGCGCAACCACGACGAGCTGACGCTCGACAAGCTCTCCGACGACGAGCGCCAGGAGGTCTTCGCCGCGTTCGGGCCCGAGGAGGACATGCAGCTCTACGGGCGCGGGCTGCGCCGTCGGCTCCCGCCCATGCTGGGCGGCGACCCGCGCCGCGTCCGGATGGTGTACTCGCTGCTCTTCGCGCTCCCGGGGACGCCGGTCCTCTTCTACGGCGAGGAGATCGGCATGGGCGAGAACCTCGCCGCTGACGGACGGCTCGCCGTGCGGACCCCGATGCAGTGGACGTCGGAGCGCAACGGCGGCTTCTCGCGCGCCCCCGCGCGCCGGCTCGCGGGGCCCGTTCCCGGCGACGGCTACGCGCCCGAGCACGTCAACGTCGCGGACCAGCGGCGCGACCCGGACTCGCTGCTGACGTTCGTGCGCCTGCTCGCGCACCGCTACCGCGAGTGCCCCGAGCTGGGCTGGGGCGAGGTCGACGTGCTCGACCAGGCGGAGCCGTCCGTCCTCGCGCTGCGCAGCACGTGGCAGGAGGCGTCGATGGTCACGGTCCACAACCTGTCCGCGGACCCGGTCGTCGTCCGGCTCGCGCTCGGCGACCTGCCCGCGGAGGCGCGCCTCGTCGACCTGCTCGACGCGGACGACGTCGAGCCGGACCCCGACGACGGGACCGCCGAGGTCCGGCTCGACGGCTACGGCTACCGCTGGCTGCGCGTCACGCACCCGGGCTCGCGCCGGCTCCTGTGA
- a CDS encoding VanZ family protein → MRLLTWTFAAYLAAVLVVTLWPSPQSTDAPGWATATLGFLQGLGIPITLPVLEALANVVMFGPFGVLGVPLLRGATARRRGAPLGVRRTVGVVTLAGCALSVAIELTQNILPGRVPTVQDVVMNTAGALLGAALAAGVVLAVGARRPVTG, encoded by the coding sequence ATGCGCCTGCTGACCTGGACGTTCGCCGCCTACCTCGCCGCGGTCCTCGTCGTGACCCTGTGGCCGTCGCCGCAGTCCACCGACGCGCCCGGCTGGGCCACGGCGACCCTCGGGTTCCTCCAGGGCCTCGGGATCCCGATCACCCTCCCGGTGCTCGAGGCGCTCGCGAACGTCGTCATGTTCGGGCCCTTCGGCGTGCTCGGGGTCCCGCTCCTGCGCGGCGCGACCGCCCGACGGCGCGGCGCACCCCTGGGCGTGCGGCGCACCGTCGGCGTCGTCACCCTCGCGGGCTGCGCGCTGTCGGTCGCGATCGAGCTGACCCAGAACATCCTGCCGGGCCGCGTCCCGACCGTCCAGGACGTCGTGATGAACACCGCCGGCGCGCTCCTGGGCGCGGCGCTCGCCGCCGGCGTCGTGCTCGCCGTCGGCGCGCGCCGACCCGTCACCGGGTGA
- a CDS encoding class I SAM-dependent methyltransferase yields the protein MVTLSPSPEHMPHQQRRIAESFGTDATRYDRTRPHYPRALADAVLDGLDGRRVLDVGIGTGLSALPFRAAGADVVGIEVDERMAEVARSKGFVVETARFEEWDPAGRTFDAVIAGQTWHWVDPDTGARQAARVVRPGGRIALFWNAAEPEPAVASAFARVYRDVDTGLPFTPFATSATTGQDRFLEPAEAGLLRTGDFAPPERLQLAWTATITRQAWLDQVPTNGGHHLIPADQLTLLLNGLGAVVDAHGGTFTMRYTTHATVARRL from the coding sequence ATGGTCACTCTATCGCCGTCGCCCGAACACATGCCGCACCAGCAGCGCCGGATCGCCGAGTCCTTCGGGACCGACGCCACCCGGTACGACCGCACTCGACCTCACTATCCGCGGGCCCTCGCCGACGCCGTCCTCGACGGGCTCGACGGTCGACGCGTCCTCGACGTCGGCATCGGGACCGGGTTGTCCGCGCTGCCGTTCCGAGCGGCCGGGGCCGACGTCGTCGGTATCGAGGTCGACGAGCGGATGGCCGAGGTCGCGCGGTCCAAGGGGTTCGTCGTCGAGACCGCCAGGTTCGAGGAGTGGGACCCGGCGGGACGCACGTTCGACGCCGTGATCGCCGGGCAGACCTGGCACTGGGTGGACCCTGACACCGGTGCCCGGCAGGCGGCACGGGTCGTGCGCCCAGGCGGCCGCATCGCCCTGTTCTGGAACGCCGCCGAGCCCGAACCGGCGGTCGCGTCCGCCTTCGCCCGGGTCTACCGGGACGTCGACACGGGCCTGCCGTTCACTCCCTTCGCCACGTCGGCCACCACCGGACAGGACCGGTTCCTCGAACCGGCCGAGGCGGGGCTGCTGCGGACCGGCGACTTCGCCCCGCCCGAGCGGTTGCAGCTCGCCTGGACCGCCACGATCACCCGGCAAGCCTGGCTCGACCAGGTCCCCACCAACGGTGGACACCACCTCATCCCCGCCGACCAGCTCACCCTGCTGCTGAACGGGCTCGGCGCAGTCGTCGACGCGCACGGAGGAACCTTCACGATGCGGTACACCACCCACGCCACCGTGGCGCGGCGCCTCTGA